The following proteins come from a genomic window of Musa acuminata AAA Group cultivar baxijiao chromosome BXJ1-7, Cavendish_Baxijiao_AAA, whole genome shotgun sequence:
- the LOC135584560 gene encoding tRNA (guanine-N(7)-)-methyltransferase-like, whose protein sequence is MSSNADTAQAKSRSGRLPRKRFYRARAHSNPLSDSHFPIPLSPADFDCSHHYPYFFPPGSGGRSDGDAPPRKVRFADIGCGFGGLLVGLSPLFPDTLMLGMELRDKVTEYVKERILALRASNPGHYENISVVRTNSMKYLPNYFEKGQLSKMFFLFPDPHFKEKNHRRRVISPQLLDEYAYALEVGGIIYTITDVEELGDWMRSCLEDHPLFGAVPEEELVLDPVVKLLSSATEEGQKVARNGGQTFRAVYRRIKLEEE, encoded by the exons ATGTCGAGTAATGCTGACACTGCACAAGCAAAAAGCCGATCGGGCCGCCTTCCCAGAAAGCGGTTCTATCGAGCACGGGCACACAGCAATCCTCTCAGCGACTCGCACTTTCCAATCCCCTTAAGTCCTGCGGATTTTGATTGCTCCCATCACTACCCTTACTTTTTCCCTCCCGGGAGTGGTGGTCGTAGCGACGGGGATGCACCTCCCCGCAAAGTCAGGTTTGCTGATATTGGCTGTGGGTTTGGTGGATTGCTCGTTGGCCTCTCGCCTCTCTTTCCAGATACTCTAATGCTAGGGATGGAGCTCAGAGATAAG GTAACTGAGTACGTGAAAGAGCGAATCTTGGCATTAAGAGCCTCGAACCCAGGGCATTATGAGAACATCTCTGTGGTTCGAACCAATTCGATGAAATACTTACCTAACTACTTCGAGAAGGGGCAGCTATCGAAgatgttctttctttttcctgATCCCCACTTTAAAGAGAAGAACCACCGACGAAGAGTGATCAGCCCTCAACTGCTCGATGAGTATGCTTATGCACTTGAAGTCGGGGGTATCATATACACAATCACGGATGTGGAGGAACTTGGTGATTGGATGAGATCTTGCTTGGAGGATCATCCTCTATTTGGAGCTGTTCCTGAGGAAGAACTCGTACTCGATCCTGTTGTTAAGTTGTTGTCTTCTGCGACTGAAGAAGGTCAGAAGGTTGCCAGGAATGGCGGTCAAACATTTCGAGCTGTATACCGGCGCATTAAGCTTGAGGAGGAATAG
- the LOC135679233 gene encoding uncharacterized protein LOC135679233 isoform X1, with protein sequence MKEGEEQQGGPQSPPSSVGVDGAAVDSAMPSSDLKESRKLPGTVNWGTATIVGVFAGLLYGGSKEASASVSKDAEVMLKLGSTPDKREQYRIMRDAMEKRFIRVARGSIVGGVRLGMFTAAFYGLQNLLAEKRGVHDVYNVAGAGSATAAMFGLIMPGSLKWRARNVLLGSVLGAGICFPLGWVHLKLMEKANEERLNSKPSDLDEEGETNRSRVGAAIERLEGNLRR encoded by the exons ATGAAGGAGGGGGAGGAGCAGCAGGGGGGCCCCCAGTCGCCGCCCAGCAGTGTTGGTGTCGATGGCGCCGCTGTCGACTCAGCGATGCCATCATCCGATCTCAAA GAAAGTCGAAAACTGCCTGGAACAGTTAATTGGGGTACAGCAACTATTGTTGGAGTATTTGCAGGACTGCTATATGGTGGAAGCAAAGAGGCTTCTGCATCTGTG AGCAAGGATGCAGAAGTTATGTTGAAGCTTGGGAGTACTCCAGACAAGCGTGAACAGTACAGAATAATGAGAGATGCAATGGAGAAAAGATTCATCCGCGTAGCTCGTGGTTCAATTGTTGGTGGTGTTCGCCTTGGCATGTTCACTGCAGCATTTTATGGCTTGCAAAATCTCCTGGCTGAAAAGCGTGGTGTGCATGATGTGTATAATGTGGCTGGTGCTGGTTCTGCAACTGCTGCAATGTTTGGTCTTATAA TGCCAGGTTCCTTGAAGTGGCGTGCTAGGAATGTGTTGCTTGGTTCAGTCCTGGGAGCTGGAATTTGTTTCCCTTTAG GTTGGGTACATCTGAAGCTGATGGAGAAGGCAAATGAAGAAAGATTAAATTCTAAACCTTCTGATCTGGATGAGGAGGGAGAGACTAATAGAAGCCGTGTTGGTGCTGCCATAGAGAGGCTTGAGGGGAACCTACGCCGGTAG
- the LOC135679228 gene encoding RING-H2 finger protein ATL47-like, whose amino-acid sequence MRKEMVVTPYQSSGPHWLLTQVKNSGGASSSHHSSHLGALSRDSIPFQPSPTTTAAAAAASSPSSRISPAVLFTIVILAALFFISGLLHLLVRFLLRKRPPSSSISSSPHSNAHARRRRNADLPGPGTLQRQLQQLFHLHDSGLDQAFIDALPLFLYKEILGSKEPFDCAVCLCEFAPDDKLRLLPVCGHAFHLGCIDTWLLSNSTCPLCRGAIFVQGLAIENPMYGFDDYREEDEEGFSGDQEAEADERMFSVKLGKFKKLSTGASDGAVDDGSSMGESKVSREIGETSSSNLDARRCFSMGSYQYVVSDASLQVAFTGSTMNGDGRGRRVNAMSRDESFSVSKIWQWSDKKGKFPVCSDSAPLDGHLPWIRPSLEDA is encoded by the coding sequence ATGAGGAAGGAGATGGTTGTCACACCTTACCAGTCCTCCGGGCCTCACTGGCTTCTTACCCAGGTCAAGAACAGCGGTGGAGCTTCTTCATCTCACCATTCCTCTCATCTTGGTGCCTTGAGCCGGGACTCTATCCCGTTCCAGCCATCTCCAACAACAacggctgcagcagcagcagcatcctcCCCAAGCAGCAGGATAAGCCCCGCAGTCCTCTTCACCATTGTCATCCTTGCGGCCCTCTTCTTCATCTCTGGCCTCCTCCACCTCTTGGTCAGGTTTCTCCTCAGGAAGCGGCCGCcgtcctcctccatctcctcctcccccCACTCCAACGCCCACGCCCGCCGCCGCCGCAACGCCGACCTCCCGGGCCCCGGCACGCTCCAGCGCCAGCTCCAGCAGCTGTTCCACCTCCACGACTCGGGCCTCGACCAGGCCTTCATCGACGCGCTGCCGCTCTTCCTCTACAAGGAGATCCTTGGCTCCAAAGAGCCGTTCGACTGCGCCGTCTGCCTATGTGAATTCGCCCCCGACGACAAGCTCCGGCTGCTGCCCGTCTGCGGCCATGCTTTTCACCTCGGCTGCATCGACACATGGCTGCTCTCCAACTCCACCTGCCCGCTCTGCCGGGGAGCCATATTCGTGCAGGGGCTGGCCATCGAGAATCCCATGTATGGGTTCGACGATTAcagggaggaggatgaggagggatTCTCCGGGGACCAGGAAGCGGAAGCCGATGAGCGAATGTTCTCTGTCAAGCTTGGGAAGTTCAAGAAGCTGAGCACTGGAGCCAGTGACGGTGCTGTCGACGATGGCAGCAGCATGGGTGAGAGTAAAGTAAGCAGAGAGATAGGGGAGACTAGCAGTAGCAACTTGGATGCCAGGAGGTGCTTCTCCATGGGCTCTTATCAGTATGTGGTGTCTGATGCCAGTCTCCAGGTGGCTTTTACAGGTTCCACCATGAACGGCGATGGCAGGGGAAGAAGGGTCAATGCTATGAGCAGAGATGAGAGCTTTTCTGTGTCCAAGATCTGGCAGTGGTCTGATAAGAAGGGGAAGTTCCCAGTGTGTTCAGATTCTGCTCCTTTGGATGGGCACTTGCCATGGATCAGGCCAAGCTTGGAGGATGCATGA
- the LOC135679232 gene encoding cyclin-D2-1-like, with the protein MPLTLSDHGSCWDLLCGEDVSELADDSPGGVGEPAEFPDDSDESIAGFIEEEADSSPQFDYPDRFQSKSLDPAARQEAVTWILKVHECYCFRPLTACLAVNYLDRFLSRHCLPQNEWALQLLSVACLSLAAKMEETLLPSLLDLQVEGAKIIFEPRTVLRMELVVLNALNWRLRSVTPFTFIDFFVHKIDPVGKYAQTLVSLATEITLATTKDVRFLSHCPSSLAAAAIICATDEIKDLAFVDPRIAASWCIGLTEEGIAGCYRSMKQVIVNRTRKASTSMDLEPSVSSSYSSPPSKRRKLNNNCLWVDNDQESS; encoded by the exons ATGCCGCTCACGCTGTCAGACCACGGCTCGTGCTGGGACCTCCTGTGCGGCGAGGACGTCAGCGAGCTGGCCGATGACTCGCCGGGCGGCGTCGGGGAGCCGGCCGAGTTCCCCGACGACTCGGACGAGTCCATCGCCGGGTTCATAGAGGAGGAGGCCGATTCCTCGCCCCAGTTCGACTACCCGGACCGGTTCCAGTCCAAGTCGCTCGACCCGGCCGCGCGCCAAGAAGCCGTCACCTGGATCCTCAAG GTGCACGAGTGCTATTGTTTTCGCCCGCTGACGGCGTGTCTTGCCGTGAACTACTTGGATCGCTTCCTCTCTCGTCACTGTTTACCG CAAAATGAATGGGCATTGCAGCTTCTGTCAGTGGCATGCCTCTCCCTAGCTGCAAAGATGGAGGAGACACTGCTGCCATCCCTATTAGATTTGCAG GTTGAGGGTGCAAAGATCATTTTCGAACCTCGCACGGTCCTCAGAATGGAGCTCGTCGTGCTCAATGCATTGAATTGGAGGCTTCGATCCGTGACGCCTTTCACTTTCATCGATTTCTTTGTTCACAAGATCGATCCTGTAGGAAAATATGCGCAAACTTTGGTTTCATTGGCCACTGAAATTACATTAGCGACAACGAAAG ATGTAAGGTTCCTGAGTCACTGCCCATCGTCACTTGCTGCAGCTGCCATAATCTGTGCCACTGATGAGATTAAGGATCTAGCTTTTGTTGATCCTAGAATTGCAGCCTCATGGTGCATTGGATTGACAGAG GAAGGGATTGCAGGTTGCTATCGATCAATGAAGCAAGTTATCGTCAATAGAACGAGGAAAGCGAGCACCTCGATGGACTTGGAGCCAAGTGTGTCATCATCTTATTCTTCTCCACCTAGCAAaagaaggaagctgaacaacaatTGCTTATGGGTGGACAATGACCAGGAGAGCTCATAG
- the LOC103992346 gene encoding snakin-2, with amino-acid sequence MALKLAVFVFASLLVITTRVSSDAKDAFMEAGYAKAPVVAPVPAPPAPRIIKDTKECGDACKERCKLHSRQNVCSRACITCCSVCKCVPPGTYGHTELCGKCYTDWKTHGNRTKCP; translated from the exons ATGGCTCTTAAGCTGGCCGTGTTCGTCTTTGCATCTCTACTCGTCATCACCACCAGA GTCTCGTCCGACGCAAAGGACGCGTTCATGGAGGCGGGCTATGCCAAGGCTCCTGTGGTAGCTCCTGTTCCGGCTCCTCCTGCACCTCGCATCATCAAGGACACCAAAG AGTGCGGCGACGCGTGCAAGGAGCGGTGCAAGCTGCACTCGCGGCAGAACGTGTGCTCTCGAGCCTGCATCACCTGCTGCAGCGTCTGCAAGTGCGTGCCGCCGGGGACCTATGGCCACACGGAGCTGTGCGGCAAGTGCTACACCGACTGGAAGACGCACGGGAACCGGACCAAGTGCCCCTGA
- the LOC135679740 gene encoding uncharacterized protein LOC135679740, which produces MEVDANIDPFDDPSAGSDRRQYCCCFPFSSPWERIQAPAPAEGGDERRRWWSGAGLRALMMKGREWSELVAGPRWKTFLRRFGRNPNRGRAAGGLARFQYDPLSYALNFDEGQGGDSPEGGYDDHRDYSARFAAPAPPPPAASGR; this is translated from the coding sequence ATGGAGGTGGACGCCAACATCGACCCGTTCGATGATCCGTCGGCCGGGTCCGATCGCCGGCAGTACTGCTGCTGCTTCCCCTTCTCGAGCCCCTGGGAGCGGATCCAGGCGCCGGCGCCCGCCGAGGGAGGGGACGAGCGTCGCCGGTGGTGGAGCGGCGCGGGGTTGAGGGCGCTGATGATGAAGGGGAGGGAGTGGTCGGAGCTGGTGGCCGGGCCGAGGTGGAAGACATTCCTCCGGCGGTTCGGGCGGAACCCTAACAGGGGGAGGGCAGCGGGGGGGCTGGCGAGGTTCCAGTACGACCCGTTGAGCTACGCCCTCAACTTCGACGAGGGCCAGGGCGGCGACAGCCCCGAGGGGGGATACGACGACCACCGCGACTACTCTGCCCGCTTCGCTGCACCGGCCCCGCCGCCGCCAGCCGCCAGCGGGCGCTGA
- the LOC135679233 gene encoding uncharacterized protein LOC135679233 isoform X2, with protein sequence MHVYFCNYLNAGVWPITFCQTRSTKSKQSNSIVKLLWKSQSKDAEVMLKLGSTPDKREQYRIMRDAMEKRFIRVARGSIVGGVRLGMFTAAFYGLQNLLAEKRGVHDVYNVAGAGSATAAMFGLIMPGSLKWRARNVLLGSVLGAGICFPLGWVHLKLMEKANEERLNSKPSDLDEEGETNRSRVGAAIERLEGNLRR encoded by the exons ATGCACGTCTATTTTTGCAATTATTTAAATGCTGGGGTCTGGCCTATTACATTTTGCCAAACAAGATCAACCAAAAGCAAGCAAAGCAACAGCATTGTGAAATTGCTTTGGAAGTCACAG AGCAAGGATGCAGAAGTTATGTTGAAGCTTGGGAGTACTCCAGACAAGCGTGAACAGTACAGAATAATGAGAGATGCAATGGAGAAAAGATTCATCCGCGTAGCTCGTGGTTCAATTGTTGGTGGTGTTCGCCTTGGCATGTTCACTGCAGCATTTTATGGCTTGCAAAATCTCCTGGCTGAAAAGCGTGGTGTGCATGATGTGTATAATGTGGCTGGTGCTGGTTCTGCAACTGCTGCAATGTTTGGTCTTATAA TGCCAGGTTCCTTGAAGTGGCGTGCTAGGAATGTGTTGCTTGGTTCAGTCCTGGGAGCTGGAATTTGTTTCCCTTTAG GTTGGGTACATCTGAAGCTGATGGAGAAGGCAAATGAAGAAAGATTAAATTCTAAACCTTCTGATCTGGATGAGGAGGGAGAGACTAATAGAAGCCGTGTTGGTGCTGCCATAGAGAGGCTTGAGGGGAACCTACGCCGGTAG